One Cryobacterium psychrophilum DNA segment encodes these proteins:
- a CDS encoding phosphoenolpyruvate carboxykinase (GTP), whose translation MTLTSSSPQTDTETAVKRTGTTDPALQAWVQEVAELTQPDRIVWCDGSSREAHELSKELVTSGQLIRLNPEWRPNSFLARTNPKDVARVENRTFICSTEEIDAGPTNNWAEPTAMRSELKGVFAGSMRGRTMYIVPFSMGPLGGPISQLGVEITDSAYVVLNMGIMTRMGEQIITMIEAGDPWVHTVHSVGYPLVDADGVARPDVTWPCNDTKYIVQFPEEREVWSFGSGYGGNALLSKKTFALRIASVMGRDEGWLAEHMLLIKITSPEGGTFHVAAAFPSACGKTNLSMLQPTIPGWKVETIGDDIAWLRKGDDGRLWAINPEAGFFGVAPGTGELTNPTAVSTMWGNTIFTNVALRDDGDVWWEGLTEKAPDHLIDWQGKDWTPASGRPAAHPNSRFTVAAAQCPSIADEWEAVDGVPIDAIVFGGRRATNVPLVAQARSWKHGVFMGATISSEKTAAADGIVGELRRDPFAMLPFCGYNMADYWSHWLKVGKSLGTKAPAIFQVNWFRKGADGGFIWPGFGENARVLEWMVRRMEGDAEAIDTPIGLLPAEDGLNLKGLDLSADALEQLFHIDRTSWLTECDLTEEYFNQFGDRMPPALLAELSSVRYHLKD comes from the coding sequence ATGACCCTGACAAGTTCATCCCCCCAGACAGATACGGAGACCGCCGTGAAGCGCACAGGAACAACTGACCCGGCACTTCAGGCCTGGGTGCAGGAGGTCGCCGAGCTCACGCAGCCCGACCGGATCGTCTGGTGTGATGGCTCGTCGCGCGAGGCGCACGAACTCTCCAAGGAGCTCGTCACCTCGGGTCAGCTCATCCGCTTGAACCCGGAATGGCGCCCCAACAGCTTTCTCGCCCGAACCAACCCCAAGGACGTGGCCCGGGTCGAAAACCGCACGTTCATCTGCTCGACCGAGGAGATCGACGCCGGACCCACGAACAACTGGGCAGAGCCCACCGCGATGCGCAGCGAACTCAAGGGTGTCTTCGCCGGCAGCATGCGTGGTCGCACCATGTACATCGTTCCCTTCTCGATGGGCCCGCTCGGAGGCCCCATCTCGCAGCTCGGCGTTGAGATCACCGACTCCGCCTACGTCGTCCTCAACATGGGCATCATGACCCGCATGGGCGAGCAGATCATCACCATGATCGAGGCCGGCGACCCCTGGGTACACACCGTCCACAGCGTCGGGTACCCCCTCGTCGACGCCGACGGCGTTGCGCGCCCCGACGTCACGTGGCCCTGCAACGACACGAAGTACATCGTGCAGTTCCCCGAGGAGCGCGAGGTGTGGTCCTTTGGTTCGGGCTACGGCGGAAACGCGCTGTTGTCGAAGAAGACGTTCGCGCTGCGTATCGCGTCCGTGATGGGTCGTGACGAGGGCTGGCTCGCCGAGCACATGCTGCTCATCAAGATCACCTCCCCGGAAGGTGGCACGTTCCACGTGGCCGCCGCCTTCCCGTCCGCGTGTGGCAAGACGAACCTGTCGATGCTGCAGCCGACCATTCCCGGCTGGAAGGTCGAGACCATCGGTGACGACATCGCCTGGCTCCGCAAGGGCGACGACGGACGTCTCTGGGCGATCAACCCCGAGGCAGGTTTCTTCGGCGTCGCGCCCGGCACCGGCGAGCTCACCAACCCGACCGCGGTGAGTACCATGTGGGGCAACACGATCTTCACGAACGTGGCCCTGCGCGATGACGGGGACGTGTGGTGGGAAGGCCTCACTGAGAAGGCCCCCGATCACCTGATCGACTGGCAGGGGAAGGACTGGACGCCCGCATCCGGTCGTCCGGCCGCACACCCGAACTCACGGTTCACCGTGGCCGCCGCCCAATGCCCGTCCATTGCCGACGAGTGGGAAGCCGTCGACGGCGTGCCGATTGATGCGATCGTGTTTGGCGGACGCCGGGCCACAAACGTTCCGCTGGTCGCCCAGGCGCGCAGCTGGAAGCACGGTGTCTTCATGGGGGCCACGATCTCCTCCGAGAAGACCGCGGCCGCTGACGGCATCGTGGGCGAGCTGCGTCGCGACCCGTTCGCGATGCTCCCGTTCTGTGGCTACAACATGGCCGACTACTGGTCGCACTGGCTCAAGGTGGGCAAGTCCCTCGGCACCAAGGCTCCCGCAATCTTCCAAGTGAACTGGTTCCGTAAGGGTGCCGATGGCGGCTTCATCTGGCCTGGATTCGGGGAGAATGCGCGAGTTCTCGAGTGGATGGTTCGCCGGATGGAGGGCGACGCCGAGGCGATCGACACCCCGATCGGTCTGCTGCCGGCTGAGGACGGCCTCAACCTGAAGGGTCTCGACCTGTCAGCGGATGCGCTTGAGCAGCTCTTCCACATCGACCGGACCAGCTGGTTGACCGAGTGCGACCTCACCGAGGAATACTTCAACCAGTTCGGCGACCGCATGCCGCCGGCTCTGCTCGCCGAGCTGTCCAGCGTGCGCTACCACCTCAAGGACTAG
- a CDS encoding alpha-mannosidase, with translation MHDNSALVLLRINRFVVERLHPAMYRTSLPLNIEVWEAPGEPVTFHDARQQPFRAFQIGTAWGPPWSTTWFHVTGTVPAGWFELPGLRSELVVDLGFSTAVPGFQAEGLVYTADGVIVKAVEARNQSVPLCEATVNLYVEAASNPNIAADFSFTPTSLGNRATAPTAPLYTLRRADVALKDQGVWELAQDFAALRGLLGELPDASARRGEILRALERCMDTVDPQNVAGTAADGRAELVGVLSRRANASAHRVHAVGHAHIDSAWLWPVRETVRKVARTFSNVLSLMDENPDFIFAASSAQQFAWLKEVYPELFERVKAAVARGAFVPVGGMWVESDTNMPGGEALARQFVAGKRFFLREFGVEPLEVWLPDSFGYSAALPQIVAAAGSRWFLTQKISWSETNLFPHHTFLWEGIDGTRIFTHFPPVADYNAELSGAELARAERNYAEKGMANTSLVPFGWGDGGGGPTAEMIAAARRTADLEGSPTVQLSTPRAFFETAETEYAEPPVWSGELYLEFHRGTFTSQARTKRGNRRSEHLLREAELWATTAAVQVGAEYPYAALEQAWHTVLLQQFHDILPGSSIAWVHQQAERNYALVAEALDGLIETSVRALCGHGSATLALNAGPYALEGVAALGGGAAVAEAGARVTRTPAGIVLHNDLVAVTIDADGLFSSVRDVVADREVIPAGQRGNLLLLHRDTPTQWDAWDIDEHYRRNVEELTAADEVAVVLETPERVGVRVTRTFGSSRIEQRVSLAAGSPAIDVHLAIDWHERQKLLKLAFPLDVHADRAASEIQFGHIYRPTHANTSWDSARFETCAHRWVHVGEPGYGVAVANDSTYGHDIERSTDAGGTTHTTVRLSLVRAPLFPDPFADQGTHSMSVSVRIGAGIADAVAEGYRLNLPLREVIGVESAAVEPLLRIDNPAVVIEAVKLAEDGSGDVIVRLYEAHGSRSRALLGHALSATEVYATDLLERRLPDASHSQSGTPGRVESHPPMFSPVSGELVALELRPFQLLTLRFRRG, from the coding sequence ATGCACGACAACAGCGCGCTCGTTCTGCTCAGGATCAACCGTTTCGTCGTCGAGCGGCTGCACCCGGCAATGTACCGCACCAGTCTGCCGCTCAACATTGAGGTCTGGGAAGCGCCGGGAGAGCCGGTCACCTTTCACGACGCCAGGCAGCAGCCGTTCCGGGCGTTCCAGATCGGTACGGCCTGGGGACCACCGTGGAGCACAACCTGGTTCCATGTGACCGGTACGGTTCCCGCAGGCTGGTTCGAGCTGCCGGGGCTGCGCTCCGAGCTTGTGGTGGACCTCGGATTCAGCACCGCGGTACCCGGTTTCCAGGCCGAGGGCCTCGTCTACACCGCGGACGGCGTCATCGTGAAAGCGGTCGAAGCCAGGAACCAGTCGGTCCCACTTTGCGAAGCGACGGTCAACCTGTACGTGGAGGCCGCCTCGAACCCCAACATTGCCGCCGATTTCAGCTTCACACCGACCAGCCTCGGGAACCGGGCCACCGCCCCGACCGCGCCGCTGTATACGCTGCGTCGGGCGGATGTGGCCCTCAAAGATCAGGGCGTCTGGGAGCTCGCGCAGGATTTCGCTGCCCTGCGCGGGCTGCTGGGCGAGCTGCCGGACGCGTCGGCGCGTCGGGGCGAGATTCTCCGTGCCCTGGAGCGTTGTATGGACACGGTCGATCCGCAGAACGTGGCCGGGACCGCTGCCGACGGCCGCGCCGAACTCGTCGGGGTACTGTCCAGGCGCGCGAACGCGAGTGCTCACCGCGTGCACGCCGTGGGGCATGCGCACATTGACAGCGCCTGGCTGTGGCCGGTGCGGGAGACGGTGCGCAAGGTGGCCCGCACGTTTTCGAATGTTTTGAGTCTCATGGACGAGAACCCGGATTTCATCTTCGCCGCCTCATCCGCCCAGCAATTTGCGTGGCTCAAGGAGGTCTACCCGGAACTGTTCGAGCGGGTGAAGGCGGCCGTTGCCCGTGGTGCTTTCGTGCCCGTGGGGGGCATGTGGGTCGAGTCCGACACGAACATGCCGGGGGGTGAGGCGCTCGCTCGACAATTTGTGGCGGGAAAGCGATTCTTCCTGCGCGAATTCGGGGTGGAACCGCTCGAGGTATGGTTACCGGATTCATTCGGGTATTCGGCCGCGTTGCCACAGATCGTCGCGGCGGCCGGGTCTCGCTGGTTTCTCACGCAGAAGATCTCGTGGAGCGAGACCAACCTGTTTCCGCACCACACGTTCCTGTGGGAAGGCATCGACGGCACACGCATCTTCACGCACTTCCCGCCGGTGGCTGACTATAACGCGGAGCTCTCAGGCGCCGAACTCGCCAGAGCCGAACGGAACTACGCCGAGAAGGGCATGGCGAACACGTCGCTCGTGCCCTTCGGTTGGGGTGACGGTGGTGGCGGACCCACCGCGGAGATGATCGCGGCCGCGCGGCGCACGGCAGACCTTGAGGGTTCGCCGACGGTGCAACTGTCCACGCCGCGGGCGTTCTTCGAGACGGCGGAGACCGAATACGCCGAGCCGCCGGTGTGGTCGGGGGAACTGTACCTGGAGTTTCACCGCGGAACGTTCACCTCGCAGGCTCGCACCAAACGCGGCAACCGGCGCAGCGAGCACCTGCTGCGCGAGGCCGAGTTGTGGGCCACGACCGCCGCGGTGCAGGTCGGGGCCGAGTACCCCTATGCCGCGCTTGAGCAGGCCTGGCACACCGTGCTCCTGCAACAGTTCCACGACATCCTGCCCGGCTCGTCGATCGCGTGGGTTCACCAGCAGGCCGAACGCAACTACGCGCTGGTCGCGGAGGCGCTGGACGGGCTGATCGAGACGTCCGTTCGTGCGCTGTGCGGCCACGGGTCTGCCACGCTTGCCCTCAACGCCGGCCCGTATGCGCTTGAGGGGGTTGCGGCCCTCGGCGGCGGTGCGGCCGTCGCCGAGGCGGGAGCCCGCGTCACCCGCACTCCCGCGGGGATCGTGTTGCACAACGACCTCGTCGCCGTGACGATCGACGCTGACGGGCTCTTCTCCTCGGTGCGCGATGTCGTGGCCGACCGCGAGGTGATCCCGGCCGGCCAGCGCGGTAACCTGCTGCTGCTGCACCGGGACACGCCCACGCAGTGGGATGCGTGGGATATCGACGAGCACTATCGCCGCAACGTTGAAGAACTCACGGCGGCCGACGAAGTCGCGGTCGTCCTTGAGACCCCGGAGCGCGTGGGCGTGCGCGTGACCCGCACCTTCGGCTCTTCGCGGATCGAGCAGCGCGTGAGTCTCGCGGCCGGCTCACCAGCCATTGACGTGCACCTCGCGATCGACTGGCACGAACGGCAGAAACTGCTCAAACTGGCCTTCCCCCTTGACGTGCACGCCGACCGTGCCGCCTCCGAGATCCAGTTCGGCCACATCTACCGTCCGACGCACGCCAACACGTCGTGGGACAGCGCCCGGTTCGAGACCTGCGCGCACCGCTGGGTACACGTGGGGGAGCCAGGTTACGGCGTGGCCGTGGCGAACGATTCCACGTATGGCCACGACATTGAACGGTCAACGGATGCCGGCGGAACGACCCACACAACCGTGCGGCTGTCGCTGGTGCGTGCGCCACTCTTCCCTGACCCCTTCGCCGACCAGGGCACCCACTCGATGAGCGTGTCCGTGCGGATTGGTGCCGGTATCGCCGACGCGGTGGCCGAGGGCTATCGGCTGAACCTCCCGCTGCGGGAGGTGATCGGCGTCGAGAGCGCGGCGGTCGAGCCCCTGCTGCGCATCGACAACCCGGCCGTGGTCATCGAGGCTGTGAAACTCGCGGAGGACGGCAGCGGCGACGTGATCGTGCGGCTGTATGAGGCGCACGGATCGCGCAGCCGCGCGCTGCTCGGTCACGCTCTCAGCGCCACGGAGGTCTACGCAACCGATCTTCTGGAACGTCGCCTCCCCGACGCATCCCACTCCCAATCGGGGACACCGGGCAGGGTCGAGTCGCACCCTCCGATGTTTTCGCCGGTGTCGGGGGAGTTGGTCGCCCTCGAACTGCGGCCCTTCCAGCTGCTGACCCTGCGGTTCCGCCGAGGCTAG
- a CDS encoding ABC transporter ATP-binding protein produces MSISPNTSTSKAASDNQAPGERSPGSGKGGRAPRPPRTPRPARRGAGGSPTDTGPRASFSQLLPYLLEHKKVLAFVIVLSILGAAASLAQPLLVSQVITRVQANTPLDSLVIALVALVVISGLISGYQHYLLQRTGEGVVLSSRRKLVGRLLRLPISEFDARRTGDLVSRVGSDTTLLRAVLTQGLVEAIGGSLTFVGALIAMLVIDPVLLGLTVLVITVSVVTVVLLSRRIRTASQAAQAKVGDLAASVARAISAIRTVRASNATEREVAAIEEDAHGAWRMGIQVAKISALVVPIAGIAMQVSFLVVLGVGGFRVASDAITIADLVAFILFLFLMIMPLGQFFGAITSVNSALGALGRIEEIIDLPSESQFDRDIAPLAMTVGAANASVRPDAPAISFENVQFGYQATPVPVDAEAAGSAGPSAGATETPVSELREVLHGVSFSAPRGLRTALVGPSGAGKSTILALIERFYDADAGVVRLGGLDIRTLDRKALRSQIGYVEQDAPVLAGTLRDNLTLATPDATDAECIEVLHAVNLGDVLDRDPAGLGASVGESGVKLSGGERQRLAIARALLSAPPILLLDESTSSLDGANEQKMRAAIDAVAQDRTLIVIAHRLSTVVDSDQIVVLDHGAVIGTGTHAELVASTPLYRDLAKHQLLV; encoded by the coding sequence GTGAGTATTTCGCCTAACACCAGCACCAGCAAGGCCGCGTCCGACAACCAGGCGCCCGGCGAACGTTCCCCGGGGTCTGGCAAGGGCGGCCGCGCTCCGAGGCCGCCCCGCACGCCGCGCCCCGCACGCCGCGGTGCCGGTGGATCGCCCACGGACACGGGGCCGCGCGCGAGCTTCAGCCAGCTGCTGCCGTATCTGTTGGAGCACAAGAAGGTGCTCGCCTTCGTCATCGTGCTGAGCATCCTCGGCGCGGCCGCGAGTCTCGCCCAGCCCCTGCTCGTGAGCCAGGTGATCACCAGGGTGCAGGCAAACACTCCTCTCGACTCGCTCGTCATCGCCCTCGTCGCCCTCGTGGTCATTTCCGGCCTGATCAGCGGTTACCAGCATTACCTGCTGCAGCGCACCGGCGAGGGCGTCGTGCTCTCGAGCCGCCGCAAACTCGTGGGGCGGCTGCTCCGACTTCCGATCAGCGAGTTTGATGCCCGCCGCACCGGCGACCTTGTCTCCCGCGTGGGCAGCGACACCACGCTGCTGCGCGCGGTGCTCACCCAGGGCCTCGTGGAGGCCATCGGCGGGTCACTGACCTTCGTCGGCGCGCTCATTGCCATGCTCGTGATCGACCCGGTATTGCTCGGGCTGACCGTGCTCGTGATCACCGTTTCGGTGGTCACGGTCGTGCTGCTGTCGCGTCGTATTCGCACCGCGAGCCAGGCGGCGCAGGCCAAGGTGGGTGACCTCGCCGCGAGCGTGGCGCGCGCAATCAGCGCCATCCGTACCGTGCGGGCCTCCAACGCCACCGAGCGTGAGGTGGCCGCGATCGAAGAGGATGCCCACGGCGCCTGGCGCATGGGCATCCAGGTCGCCAAGATCTCCGCACTCGTCGTGCCGATCGCCGGCATCGCCATGCAGGTCTCCTTTCTCGTGGTGCTCGGCGTCGGCGGTTTCCGCGTCGCGAGCGACGCGATCACGATCGCGGACCTCGTGGCGTTCATCCTCTTCCTGTTCCTGATGATCATGCCGCTCGGCCAGTTCTTCGGCGCGATCACCTCGGTGAACTCGGCGCTCGGTGCGCTCGGCCGGATCGAGGAGATCATTGATCTGCCGTCCGAGAGCCAGTTCGACCGCGACATTGCCCCCCTCGCCATGACCGTGGGCGCCGCGAACGCGAGCGTGCGTCCCGACGCTCCCGCGATCTCCTTCGAAAACGTGCAATTCGGCTACCAGGCCACCCCCGTGCCCGTGGACGCCGAAGCTGCCGGATCCGCTGGGCCCTCGGCCGGCGCCACGGAGACTCCCGTTTCCGAGCTGCGTGAGGTGCTGCATGGAGTGTCGTTCAGCGCACCGCGAGGTTTGCGCACGGCGCTCGTTGGGCCATCCGGGGCCGGCAAGAGCACGATTCTTGCACTGATTGAACGGTTCTACGACGCCGATGCCGGCGTTGTGCGGCTCGGCGGCCTCGACATCCGCACGCTCGATCGCAAAGCGCTGCGCTCCCAGATCGGCTATGTGGAGCAGGACGCCCCCGTGCTCGCCGGCACGCTGCGCGACAACCTCACGCTGGCGACTCCCGACGCCACCGACGCGGAGTGCATAGAGGTACTGCACGCGGTGAACCTCGGCGATGTGCTCGACCGTGACCCGGCCGGCCTCGGCGCGAGCGTCGGCGAATCCGGGGTGAAGCTCTCCGGCGGTGAGCGCCAGCGGCTCGCGATCGCGCGCGCGCTCCTCTCGGCGCCGCCCATTCTGCTTCTCGACGAGAGCACCTCAAGCCTCGACGGTGCCAACGAGCAGAAGATGCGCGCCGCGATCGACGCCGTGGCGCAAGACCGCACGCTCATCGTGATCGCGCACCGGCTCTCCACCGTGGTCGACTCTGACCAGATCGTGGTGCTCGATCACGGCGCGGTGATCGGAACGGGCACGCACGCCGAACTCGTCGCGTCCACGCCGCTCTACCGCGACCTCGCGAAGCACCAGCTGCTCGTCTAA